In Mycoplasma sp. OR1901, the following are encoded in one genomic region:
- a CDS encoding glycine--tRNA ligase, protein MTIKREKMLEIVNHLKNFGFVFQGSEIYGGLSNTWDYGPLGSLLKDNIARAWKIEFIIKESNNHLIDSKILMNPNVWVTSGHVGNFSDPLIENKVNQKRYRADKLIQEIDENIIPEKMTNEEMRDFLVKNLPEYEGSKTDWSEIRKFNLMFQTHQGVVEGEKSVVYLRPETAQGIFVNFKNVLRTSRSKLPFGIGQIGKSFRNEVTPGNFIFRTREFEQMELEFFTHPDEADKWFDYYINKAWNFVKKIGINEESIRIRKHDDSELSHYSTATSDIEFKFPFGWGELLGIANRTDFDLKSHSKATGEALDYLDPQTNQKVVPYVIEPSIGLDRLMLAVISDAYNVEELENDERVVLKFPLSIAPFKLAVLPLMKKISEPAIKLYEKLLEKGISVTYDDAGSIGKRYRRQDAIGTYWCATIDYQTLEDNTITLRNRDTMEQIRISVDDIVKYL, encoded by the coding sequence ATGACTATAAAAAGAGAAAAAATGTTAGAAATAGTAAATCATCTTAAAAATTTTGGTTTCGTTTTTCAAGGTAGTGAAATTTACGGAGGATTATCAAATACATGAGATTATGGACCTTTAGGTTCACTACTTAAAGATAATATTGCCCGTGCTTGAAAAATCGAATTTATTATCAAAGAATCAAATAATCATTTAATTGATTCGAAGATATTAATGAACCCAAATGTATGAGTTACAAGTGGTCACGTTGGTAATTTTAGTGATCCATTAATTGAAAACAAAGTAAATCAAAAAAGATATCGTGCAGATAAATTAATACAAGAAATTGATGAAAATATAATTCCTGAGAAAATGACAAACGAAGAAATGAGAGATTTCTTAGTAAAAAATTTACCTGAATATGAAGGATCAAAAACTGATTGATCAGAAATTAGAAAATTTAACTTAATGTTCCAAACACACCAAGGTGTTGTTGAAGGTGAAAAATCAGTTGTATATTTAAGACCTGAAACAGCTCAAGGTATATTTGTTAATTTTAAAAATGTTTTAAGAACTTCAAGATCTAAATTGCCTTTTGGTATTGGTCAAATTGGAAAAAGTTTTAGAAACGAAGTAACCCCGGGTAATTTTATTTTTAGAACAAGAGAGTTCGAACAAATGGAACTTGAATTTTTTACACACCCTGATGAGGCTGACAAATGATTCGATTACTACATTAACAAGGCTTGAAATTTTGTTAAAAAAATCGGAATTAACGAAGAAAGCATTAGAATAAGAAAGCATGATGATTCAGAACTTTCTCATTATTCAACTGCTACAAGTGATATTGAATTTAAATTCCCATTTGGTTGAGGTGAATTATTAGGTATTGCAAACCGTACTGATTTTGACTTAAAATCACATTCGAAAGCCACAGGCGAAGCACTTGATTATTTAGACCCACAAACAAACCAAAAAGTTGTTCCTTATGTAATTGAACCAAGTATTGGTTTAGATCGTCTAATGCTTGCTGTTATTTCTGATGCATATAATGTTGAAGAATTAGAAAACGATGAAAGAGTTGTGTTAAAATTCCCTCTTTCAATAGCACCATTTAAATTAGCAGTTTTACCATTAATGAAAAAAATATCAGAACCAGCTATTAAACTTTATGAAAAATTACTTGAAAAAGGAATTAGTGTAACATATGATGATGCAGGTTCTATTGGTAAAAGATATAGACGTCAAGACGCAATTGGTACATATTGATGTGCTACAATTGATTATCAAACTTTAGAAGATAATACAATTACATTAAGAAACAGAGATACAATGGAACAAATTAGAATTTCTGTTGATGATATCGTTAAATATTTATAA